The following are encoded together in the Budorcas taxicolor isolate Tak-1 chromosome 4, Takin1.1, whole genome shotgun sequence genome:
- the SFRP4 gene encoding secreted frizzled-related protein 4, whose translation MLLSILTALCLWLRLALGVRGAPCEAVRIPMCRHMPWNITRMPNHLHHSTQENAILAIEQYEELVDVNCSAVLRFFLCAMYAPICTLEFLHDPIKPCKSVCQRARDDCEPLMKMYNHSWPESLACDELPVYDRGVCISPEAIVTDLPDDVKWIDITPDMMVQERPLDIDCKRLSPDRCKCKKVKPTLATYLSKNYSYVIHAKIKAVQRSGCNEVTTVVDVKEIFKSSSPIPRTQVPLITNSSCQCPHILPHQDVLIMCYEWRSRMMLLENCLVEKWRDQLSKRSVQWEERLQEQQRTTQDKKRTAGRTSRSNAPKPKGKPPAPKPASPKKNIKARSAPKSTNPKRA comes from the exons ATGCTCCTCTCCATCCTGACCGCGCTGTGCCTGTGGCTGCGCCTGGCGCTGGGCGTGCGCGGCGCGCCCTGCGAAGCGGTGCGCATCCCGATGTGCCGGCACATGCCCTGGAACATCACGCGGATGCCCAATCACCTGCACCACAGCACGCAGGAGAACGCCATCCTGGCCATCGAACAATACGAGGAGCTGGTGGATGTGAACTGCAGCGCGGTGCTGCGCTTCTTCCTCTGTGCCATGTACGCGCCCATCTGCACCCTAGAGTTCCTGCACGACCCCATTAAGCCGTGCAAGTCGGTGTGCCAGCGCGCGCGTGACGACTGCGAGCCCCTCATGAAGATGTACAACCACAGCTGGCCTGAGAGTCTGGCCTGCGATGAGCTGCCTGTCTACGACCGGGGTGTGTGCATCTCGCCTGAGGCCATCGTCACTGACCTCCCTGACG ACGTTAAGTGGATAGACATCACTCCAGACATGATGGTACAGGAAAGGCCTCTTGACATTGACTGTAAACGCCTAAGCCCAG ACCGGTGCAAGTGCAAAAAGGTGAAGCCAACCCTGGCAACGTATCTAAGCAAAAACTACAGTTACG TCATTCATGCAAAAATAAAAGCTGTGCAGAGGAGTGGCTGTAATGAAGTAACGACAGTGGTGGATGTGAAAGAGATCTTCAAGTCCTCATCACCCATCCCTCGGACTCAAGTCCCTCTTATTACGAATTCTTCCTGCCAGTGTCCACACATCCTGCCTCATCAAGATGTTCTCATCATGTGTTACGAGTGGCGCTCACG GATGATGCTTCTCGAAAACTGTTTAGTTGAAAAATGGAGAGACCAACTCAGTAAAAGATCCGTA CAGTGGGAAGAGAGGCTGCAGGAACAGCAGAGGACAACCCAGGACAAGAAGCGAACAGCAGGGCGCACCAGTCGCAGTAACGCCCCGAAGCCCAAGGGGAAGCCACCTGCTCCCAAACCAGCCAGCCCCAAGAAGAACATCAAAGCTAGGAGTGCTCCAAAGAGCACAAACCCCAAACGAGCGTGA